The Streptomyces sp. HUAS CB01 genome has a segment encoding these proteins:
- a CDS encoding AfsR/SARP family transcriptional regulator, producing the protein MTTAVTGIARHAVRIRFLGDFELTVNGDPVRRWRAGKARGLFQYLVIHRGQTLTRDRLYEALWPGSDGAAGDSSLKVAAHALRRVLDAHPDGPGESGIRLHYRDFGYALDIADLWSDVDRFQELAHTGLRAAASGDRALARERLRSAVALYGGEFLRGECADWVAEHREYLRSLALRALDVLRADAAEREDFPDLIEVCRRTLGIDRHHEETYRALMAAHGVRGEHACVRRWYELCARRLRDDLAVAPSRETDRLLHAMLPARAAVPPPHTAPMTAAALPGLRPRAVRRARPDARAAALGLAAPTAGLRAGPLPPTAAPGLVPPARTQ; encoded by the coding sequence ATGACCACCGCGGTGACCGGAATCGCACGGCATGCGGTACGCATCCGCTTCCTCGGCGACTTCGAGCTGACCGTGAACGGCGACCCGGTGCGCCGCTGGCGCGCCGGAAAGGCGCGGGGCCTCTTCCAGTACCTCGTCATCCACCGCGGCCAGACCCTCACCCGCGACCGGCTGTACGAGGCACTGTGGCCCGGCTCCGACGGGGCGGCCGGCGACAGCTCGCTGAAGGTCGCGGCGCACGCACTGCGCCGGGTCCTCGACGCCCACCCCGACGGACCCGGCGAGTCCGGAATCCGGCTGCACTACCGCGACTTCGGCTACGCCCTCGACATCGCCGACCTCTGGTCGGACGTGGACCGCTTCCAGGAGCTCGCCCACACCGGTCTGCGGGCCGCCGCGTCCGGCGACCGGGCCCTCGCCCGCGAGCGGCTGCGGTCCGCCGTCGCCCTGTACGGCGGCGAGTTCCTCCGCGGCGAGTGCGCCGACTGGGTCGCCGAACACCGCGAGTACCTGCGGTCGCTGGCCCTGCGAGCCCTGGACGTGCTGCGCGCCGACGCCGCCGAGCGCGAGGACTTCCCGGACCTCATCGAGGTCTGCCGCCGCACCCTCGGCATCGACCGTCACCACGAGGAGACGTACCGGGCCCTCATGGCGGCGCACGGCGTGCGCGGCGAACACGCCTGCGTGCGCCGCTGGTACGAGCTGTGCGCCCGCCGGCTGCGGGACGACCTCGCGGTGGCCCCGTCCCGGGAGACCGACCGGCTGCTGCACGCGATGCTGCCCGCCCGGGCCGCCGTCCCCCCGCCGCACACCGCACCGATGACGGCCGCGGCGCTCCCGGGGCTCCGCCCGCGGGCCGTACGGCGGGCCCGGCCCGACGCCCGGGCAGCCGCCCTGGGCCTTGCCGCCCCCACGGCCGGCCTCCGGGCCGGGCCCCTGCCCCCCACGGCTGCCCCGGGACTCGTCCCGCCCGCGCGAACCCAGTGA
- a CDS encoding flavin reductase family protein, with product MPTFSPHPEIPDQDAAAGTSAEDPVVLREADLRPFMAAFPSGVSVVTTLDADGLPRGLTCSSLASVALAPPTLVVCIRTASPTLEALLAQGQFALNLLHERARATSDLFASGDPARFERTEWRLPLGASGPHLTASAHAVADCAVVKTADFGDHTAVFAEAHRVTVRPSAQPLLYGLRRYAGWSAAAAAPPPAASPLPPSAVPPEGAARVRS from the coding sequence ATGCCCACTTTCTCTCCCCATCCGGAGATACCGGATCAAGACGCAGCCGCAGGGACATCGGCGGAGGATCCCGTCGTCCTCCGCGAGGCGGACCTCCGCCCCTTCATGGCCGCCTTCCCCTCGGGCGTATCCGTCGTCACCACCCTCGACGCCGACGGCCTGCCCCGCGGCCTGACGTGCAGCTCGCTGGCGAGCGTCGCCCTGGCCCCGCCCACCCTGGTGGTGTGCATCCGGACGGCGAGCCCGACCCTGGAAGCACTGCTCGCGCAGGGCCAGTTCGCGCTCAACCTGCTGCACGAGCGGGCCCGGGCCACCTCGGACCTGTTCGCCTCCGGGGATCCGGCACGCTTCGAACGCACCGAGTGGCGGCTTCCGCTGGGGGCGAGTGGTCCGCACCTGACCGCGTCCGCCCACGCCGTCGCCGACTGCGCGGTCGTGAAGACCGCGGACTTCGGGGACCACACGGCGGTCTTCGCCGAGGCGCACCGGGTCACCGTCCGCCCGTCGGCGCAGCCGCTGCTGTACGGGCTGCGCCGCTACGCGGGGTGGTCAGCCGCCGCGGCCGCTCCGCCGCCGGCCGCGTCCCCCCTCCCGCCCTCCGCCGTGCCTCCCGAAGGAGCCGCCCGTGTCCGCAGCTGA
- a CDS encoding tryptophan halogenase family protein yields MTSTDTRLKKVVILGGGTAGWMTAAYLGKALQGTVDITVLEAPTIPRIGVGEATVPNLQRAFFDYLGIPEDEWMRECNASFKMAVRFVNWRTEGQGESTARTLPDGRPDHFYHPFGLLPDYDQTPLSHYWFKRKYEGRTTEPFDYACFREPPIMDAMKAPRWLDGRSATRYAWHFDAQLVADFLRRFAIEKQSVRHVEDEMTEVVQDERGFVTSLRTKGGKDLDADLFVDCSGFRGLLINKAMAEPFIDMSDHLLCDSAVATAVPHDDEAGGVEPYTSAIAMSSGWAWKIPMLGRFGTGYVYSGKFTDQDEATAEFAAMWGLDPEKTAFNHIRFRVGRNRRAWVKNVVSIGLSSCFLEPLESTGIYFITAAIYQLAKHFPDATFNEGLIDAFNREIEVMFDDTRDFIQAHFFYAPRNDTPFWQANKKLTLPDNIQQKIAAYRAGLPINSPITDESTYYGNFEAEFRNFWTNGSYYCIFAGLGLEPDAPLPALAYKPESVAGAEPLFETVKRQQQNLLETLPSAYEYLTRLHS; encoded by the coding sequence ATGACCAGCACCGACACCCGACTGAAGAAGGTCGTCATCCTGGGCGGCGGCACGGCCGGCTGGATGACGGCCGCGTATCTCGGCAAGGCTCTCCAGGGAACGGTCGACATCACGGTGCTGGAGGCGCCGACGATTCCGCGGATCGGGGTCGGCGAGGCGACCGTGCCCAACCTGCAGCGCGCGTTCTTCGACTACCTCGGCATCCCCGAGGACGAGTGGATGCGGGAGTGCAACGCCAGCTTCAAGATGGCCGTGCGGTTCGTGAACTGGCGGACCGAGGGCCAGGGCGAGTCGACGGCCAGGACACTGCCCGACGGCCGGCCCGACCACTTCTACCACCCGTTCGGTCTGCTGCCCGACTACGACCAGACGCCGCTGTCGCACTACTGGTTCAAGCGCAAGTACGAGGGCCGCACCACGGAGCCGTTCGACTACGCCTGCTTCCGCGAGCCCCCGATCATGGACGCGATGAAGGCGCCGCGCTGGCTCGACGGGCGCTCGGCCACCCGCTACGCCTGGCACTTCGACGCCCAGCTCGTGGCCGACTTCCTGCGCCGCTTCGCCATCGAGAAGCAGAGCGTCCGCCACGTCGAGGACGAGATGACCGAAGTGGTCCAGGACGAGCGGGGCTTCGTCACCTCGCTGCGGACGAAGGGCGGCAAGGACCTGGACGCCGACCTCTTCGTGGACTGCTCCGGCTTCCGCGGGCTGCTGATCAACAAGGCGATGGCCGAGCCGTTCATCGACATGAGCGACCACCTGCTGTGCGACAGCGCGGTCGCCACCGCCGTCCCGCACGACGACGAGGCCGGCGGCGTGGAGCCGTACACCTCGGCGATCGCGATGTCCTCGGGCTGGGCGTGGAAGATCCCGATGCTGGGCCGATTCGGCACCGGCTACGTGTACTCCGGCAAGTTCACCGACCAGGACGAGGCGACGGCCGAGTTCGCCGCGATGTGGGGTCTGGACCCGGAGAAGACGGCGTTCAACCACATCCGTTTCCGGGTGGGGCGCAACCGCCGGGCCTGGGTGAAGAACGTGGTCAGCATCGGGCTGTCCTCGTGCTTCCTGGAGCCGCTCGAGTCCACCGGCATCTACTTCATCACCGCGGCCATCTACCAGCTCGCCAAGCACTTCCCCGACGCGACCTTCAACGAGGGTCTGATCGACGCCTTCAACCGCGAGATCGAGGTGATGTTCGACGACACCCGCGACTTCATCCAGGCGCACTTCTTCTACGCCCCGCGCAACGACACGCCCTTCTGGCAGGCGAACAAGAAGCTGACCCTGCCCGACAACATCCAGCAGAAGATAGCGGCGTACCGCGCCGGGCTGCCCATCAACTCCCCCATCACCGACGAGTCGACGTACTACGGCAACTTCGAGGCCGAGTTCCGCAACTTCTGGACCAACGGCAGCTACTACTGCATCTTCGCCGGCCTGGGCCTGGAGCCGGACGCGCCGCTCCCGGCGCTGGCCTACAAGCCGGAGTCCGTGGCGGGCGCCGAACCGCTGTTCGAGACGGTCAAGCGTCAGCAGCAGAACCTGCTGGAGACGCTGCCGAGCGCCTACGAGTACCTGACGCGACTGCACTCGTAG
- a CDS encoding aldehyde dehydrogenase family protein, protein MPPRHDDQWIGGRWTASDADGRLVVTDPGTERPLATVPAGTPRDADLAVRAAARAFPGWAATPVRERAGLLRRVVEGLERRAEEFARIITAEVGAPTRVALQTQVGLAVGMAAHCVETAASYGFEERVGHSLVVREAAGVAACITPWNVPLLLTVQKLLPALAAGCTVVHKPSELTPLHARLLAEVFAEADLPPGVVNMVVGTGDTLGTALVSHPLVDVVSLTGSTRAGRQVSALGADGVKRIHLELGGKNASLVLDDADLGAAVGATVDQVLFNTGQTCLQWSRLLVPRERQDEAVELAGRIMDGYVTGDPRDPATDLGPLVSAAAHARVAEYIRRGVTEGGARLVHGGAGRPDGLHTGYYVRPTIFADVDPLTTVAQEEIFGPVLCVIPYDDEDQAVRIVNGTRYGLHGAVWSGDDARAERVARRFRTGLVDVNGGSFNPAAPFGGFKQSGIGRECGAAGLEAFLETKSMQLPQASGGQVVGPRLRATAPAVDNGQERNDA, encoded by the coding sequence CTGCCGCCCCGCCACGACGACCAGTGGATCGGCGGCCGCTGGACGGCCTCCGACGCCGACGGCCGCCTCGTCGTCACCGACCCCGGCACCGAACGACCCCTCGCCACCGTGCCCGCGGGCACCCCGCGCGACGCCGACCTCGCCGTACGCGCCGCCGCCCGCGCCTTTCCCGGCTGGGCCGCCACGCCCGTGCGGGAACGGGCCGGACTGCTGCGCCGCGTGGTGGAGGGACTGGAGCGCCGCGCCGAGGAGTTCGCCCGGATCATCACCGCCGAGGTGGGTGCTCCCACCCGCGTGGCGCTGCAGACCCAGGTCGGGCTGGCCGTGGGCATGGCCGCGCACTGCGTGGAGACCGCCGCCTCCTACGGCTTCGAGGAGAGGGTGGGCCACTCTCTGGTGGTGCGTGAGGCGGCCGGTGTCGCCGCCTGCATCACCCCGTGGAACGTGCCGCTGCTGCTCACGGTGCAGAAGCTGCTGCCCGCCCTCGCGGCAGGCTGCACCGTCGTGCACAAGCCCAGCGAACTCACTCCGCTGCACGCCCGGCTCCTCGCCGAGGTGTTCGCCGAGGCCGACCTGCCGCCCGGTGTGGTGAACATGGTCGTGGGCACCGGTGACACCCTCGGTACCGCGCTCGTCTCCCATCCCCTCGTCGACGTGGTGTCCCTGACCGGGTCCACCCGCGCCGGGCGTCAGGTGTCGGCCCTGGGCGCCGACGGGGTCAAGCGGATCCACCTGGAGCTCGGCGGCAAGAACGCGAGCCTCGTCCTGGACGACGCCGATCTCGGCGCCGCCGTCGGCGCCACGGTCGACCAGGTGCTGTTCAACACCGGCCAGACCTGCCTGCAGTGGAGCCGGCTGCTCGTGCCCCGGGAGCGCCAGGACGAAGCCGTGGAACTCGCCGGCCGGATCATGGACGGCTACGTGACCGGCGACCCCCGCGACCCCGCGACGGACCTGGGCCCGCTGGTGTCCGCCGCCGCGCACGCCCGCGTGGCCGAGTACATACGCCGCGGCGTGACGGAGGGCGGCGCCCGGCTGGTCCACGGCGGCGCCGGCCGGCCCGACGGCCTGCACACCGGCTACTACGTCCGCCCCACGATCTTCGCCGACGTCGACCCGCTGACCACCGTCGCGCAGGAGGAGATCTTCGGGCCGGTGCTGTGCGTCATCCCCTACGACGACGAGGACCAGGCCGTACGGATCGTCAACGGGACGCGCTACGGACTGCACGGCGCGGTCTGGTCGGGCGACGACGCCCGGGCCGAGCGCGTGGCACGCCGGTTCCGTACCGGCCTCGTCGACGTCAACGGCGGCTCGTTCAACCCCGCCGCCCCGTTCGGCGGGTTCAAGCAGTCCGGCATCGGCCGCGAGTGCGGCGCCGCCGGACTGGAGGCCTTCCTCGAGACCAAGTCGATGCAGCTGCCCCAGGCGTCCGGCGGCCAGGTGGTCGGCCCGCGTCTGCGTGCCACCGCGCCGGCCGTCGACAACGGCCAGGAGAGGAACGACGCATGA
- a CDS encoding ABC transporter ATP-binding protein, which yields MDLTLDGLSVVTDGRSLVRELSLEVESGRVVGLVGPNGSGKSTALRCVYRALRPTSGTVRVGEDDLSRMTLRRSAQVVAAMTQDGTLDLDFTVEEVVALGRTPHLRGIQALGRRERDLCERTMERLDIRHLARRGVLTLSGGERQRVLLARALVQEPQVLVLDEPTNHLDVRHQVELLSLLRGCGLTVLVVLHDLNLAAAACDRLGVLSRGRLVAAGPPADVLTTELVEEVFGVRAVVVPHPLTGGPQLLYSLNPSP from the coding sequence ATGGACCTGACCCTCGACGGGCTCTCGGTGGTGACCGACGGCCGGAGCCTGGTGCGCGAGCTGTCCCTGGAGGTGGAGAGCGGCCGGGTCGTGGGCCTGGTCGGTCCGAACGGCAGCGGGAAGTCCACCGCCCTGCGGTGCGTGTACCGCGCGCTCAGGCCCACGTCCGGCACGGTCCGGGTAGGCGAGGACGACCTCTCCCGCATGACCTTGCGCCGCAGCGCGCAGGTCGTCGCCGCCATGACCCAGGACGGCACCCTCGACCTCGACTTCACGGTCGAGGAGGTCGTCGCGCTCGGACGCACCCCGCACCTCCGGGGCATCCAGGCACTCGGCCGGCGGGAACGGGACCTGTGCGAGCGGACGATGGAGCGGCTGGACATCCGCCATCTCGCCCGCCGGGGTGTGCTGACCCTGTCGGGCGGGGAGCGCCAGCGCGTCCTGCTGGCGCGGGCGCTGGTCCAGGAGCCGCAGGTCCTGGTGCTGGACGAGCCGACCAACCATCTCGACGTCCGCCACCAGGTCGAGCTGCTCTCGCTCCTTCGCGGCTGCGGGCTCACCGTCCTGGTCGTGCTGCACGACCTCAACCTCGCCGCGGCCGCCTGCGACCGCCTCGGCGTGCTGTCCCGGGGGCGCCTGGTGGCGGCCGGTCCGCCCGCGGACGTCCTCACCACCGAACTGGTCGAAGAGGTCTTCGGCGTCAGGGCCGTCGTCGTCCCCCATCCGCTGACGGGCGGCCCCCAACTCCTCTACTCGCTCAACCCCTCTCCCTGA
- a CDS encoding ABC transporter substrate-binding protein, which yields MRTTRSPGSVRRRAALASSLAGALLLGGCGAEVEPDAGTSGKVTVERCGEPVPYTIPKRAVAYEGGSADKLFSLGLTEHVHGYVMPPANPPVSESPWASEYARVKMLSDDLLNKEVVVEARADLVVAGWNSGFKDERGITPEILDKLGVQSFMHTESCFNYPRYPQKVTPFEALYTDLRRLGRIFRVEDRADEVVDGLKQRVEAVRAQAPKGDPVPVFLYDSGTDQPFTAGSQVPPTDIIGTAGGRNVFAGLEQRWTQVNWEAVAEAEPEVIMILDYGDQPARKKIEFLRKSPHTKELPAVKKNNFFVLDYNEGISGPRNVDGLEKFAKYLRTLDR from the coding sequence ATGCGTACCACCCGATCTCCCGGCTCGGTGCGGCGCCGTGCCGCCCTCGCCTCCTCCCTCGCCGGCGCCCTCCTGCTCGGCGGCTGCGGTGCCGAGGTCGAACCTGACGCCGGGACGTCCGGCAAGGTCACCGTCGAGCGCTGCGGCGAGCCGGTCCCGTACACGATCCCGAAGCGCGCCGTCGCGTACGAGGGCGGAAGTGCCGACAAGCTGTTCAGCCTCGGCCTCACCGAGCACGTCCACGGCTATGTGATGCCGCCCGCGAACCCGCCCGTGAGCGAGTCCCCGTGGGCGTCCGAGTACGCCAGGGTGAAGATGCTCAGCGACGACCTCCTCAACAAGGAGGTCGTCGTGGAGGCCAGGGCCGACCTGGTCGTGGCGGGCTGGAACTCCGGCTTCAAGGACGAGCGGGGCATCACCCCCGAGATCCTGGACAAGCTCGGCGTCCAGAGCTTCATGCACACGGAGAGCTGCTTCAACTACCCCCGCTACCCGCAGAAGGTCACCCCGTTCGAGGCGCTGTACACCGACCTTCGCCGGCTCGGCAGGATCTTCCGGGTCGAGGACCGGGCGGACGAGGTCGTCGACGGCCTGAAGCAGCGCGTGGAGGCGGTCAGGGCCCAGGCGCCGAAGGGCGATCCGGTGCCCGTGTTCCTCTACGACTCGGGCACCGACCAGCCGTTCACCGCGGGCAGCCAGGTACCGCCCACGGACATCATCGGCACCGCGGGCGGCAGGAACGTCTTCGCCGGACTGGAGCAGCGGTGGACCCAGGTGAACTGGGAGGCCGTGGCCGAGGCCGAGCCCGAAGTGATCATGATCCTGGACTACGGTGACCAGCCCGCCCGGAAGAAGATCGAGTTTCTGAGGAAGTCCCCCCACACGAAGGAACTTCCCGCGGTGAAGAAGAACAACTTCTTCGTCCTCGACTACAACGAGGGCATCAGCGGGCCGCGGAACGTCGACGGCCTGGAGAAGTTCGCGAAGTACCTGCGCACGCTCGATCGCTGA
- a CDS encoding cation:proton antiporter domain-containing protein: MSAAEIMPAVLVAVPAAILACQAGAALLRRFGQPPVIGEIAMGIVLGPSLLGWLWPEAQHWLFPESVLPYTSVLGQLGLLGFMFLVGLELDLGALRGSSRTAVAVSQAGMLVPLGLGALLALPLYSRLAPDGVGFVPFALFMAVAMSVTAFPVLARILVDRGLYGTPLGALAMACAAVDDVAAWCLLALVVALTAAGSPFDALSAAGLTVAFGVAMVLVVRPLLARWAARGRADRANDGVVLVLLFSGLCLSALATDLIGVHTLFGAFLFGVATPRGHRRVEASAARLRAVVVPVLLPLFFVHTGLSTEIGALAADPAQWLWTGALLAVAVLGKWGGAAGAARMCGQPWREAMSIGALMNCRGLTELVVLTIGLELGVIGPDLFTMLVLVALITTALTAPAVSHFRRGKRQVATEPTARTPADTAAPSG, from the coding sequence GTGTCCGCAGCTGAGATCATGCCGGCGGTGCTCGTGGCCGTACCGGCGGCGATCCTCGCGTGCCAGGCCGGCGCCGCGCTCCTGCGGAGGTTCGGCCAGCCGCCCGTGATCGGCGAGATCGCGATGGGCATCGTCCTCGGCCCGTCGCTGCTCGGCTGGCTGTGGCCGGAGGCGCAGCACTGGCTGTTCCCGGAGTCGGTCCTGCCATACACCTCGGTGCTCGGACAGCTCGGCCTGCTGGGCTTCATGTTCCTCGTCGGGCTGGAGCTGGACCTCGGCGCGCTGCGCGGCAGTTCACGCACGGCGGTGGCCGTCAGCCAGGCGGGCATGCTCGTGCCGCTGGGCCTCGGCGCGCTGCTGGCCCTCCCCTTGTATAGCCGGCTGGCCCCGGACGGGGTGGGGTTCGTGCCCTTCGCCCTGTTCATGGCGGTGGCCATGAGTGTCACGGCGTTCCCGGTGCTGGCCCGGATCCTGGTCGACCGGGGCTTGTACGGGACGCCGCTCGGCGCGCTCGCGATGGCGTGCGCGGCGGTGGACGACGTGGCTGCCTGGTGCCTGCTGGCGCTGGTGGTGGCGCTCACCGCGGCCGGGTCGCCGTTCGACGCCCTGTCGGCGGCCGGGCTCACGGTCGCCTTCGGCGTCGCGATGGTGCTGGTGGTCCGTCCCCTGCTCGCCCGTTGGGCGGCGCGGGGGCGTGCGGACCGGGCCAACGACGGGGTGGTCCTGGTCCTGCTGTTCAGCGGTCTGTGCCTGTCCGCGCTGGCCACGGACCTGATCGGGGTGCACACGCTGTTCGGCGCGTTCCTCTTCGGCGTGGCCACGCCGCGCGGCCACCGCCGTGTCGAGGCGTCGGCCGCGCGGCTGCGCGCGGTGGTGGTGCCGGTGCTGCTGCCGCTCTTCTTCGTGCACACCGGGCTGAGCACGGAGATCGGCGCCCTGGCGGCGGACCCGGCGCAATGGCTGTGGACCGGCGCGCTGCTCGCGGTGGCCGTGCTCGGCAAATGGGGCGGAGCGGCCGGCGCGGCCCGGATGTGCGGGCAGCCCTGGAGGGAGGCGATGTCGATCGGGGCCCTGATGAACTGCCGGGGCCTGACGGAGCTGGTGGTGCTGACCATCGGCCTCGAACTGGGCGTGATCGGCCCGGACCTCTTCACCATGCTCGTCCTGGTGGCACTGATCACCACGGCTCTCACCGCCCCGGCCGTCAGTCACTTCCGGCGCGGGAAGAGGCAGGTGGCCACGGAGCCGACGGCGAGGACCCCGGCGGACACCGCCGCGCCGTCGGGCTGA
- a CDS encoding MFS transporter produces the protein MSTHAEKPGPDREAAVRERPDREAAAPGASFRGATGRDTDREVTDREAAEPEEALPSDPRMVRALWPVLLASAVGLLPFTVFSTYLVPIADDAGSSVAAVGGLRGLGGLAALLVGAALAPFIDRARKEWAIAGGLAALGVSAALGASGDFVPLAVFCLLVGASTSVLNPALTAAAADRYGTGKAAGRAATLVTATQSMTAMLAAPVVALPALLWGWEGDLIAVAGASVLLAVVFLARGGRSGPVRAGGERHLGYAASFRALAAVRGAVPLLLVSLLRTAVFMGYLAYLAAFYDGRFHLAPGLFAFVWTLSGASYFVSNLLTGRITNSAAPRLRTESLLAVGLVAALASVVGFYFTHWLPLALTLTSLHAAAHAVVAACSVSLLVRRCGSLRGTALSLNSAGQSLGVFIGAALGGAGLGLAGFPGVAAVFGALVLVALGAALLVSRRGAGKREPEAPGAE, from the coding sequence GTGAGCACCCACGCCGAGAAGCCCGGGCCGGACCGCGAGGCGGCGGTTCGCGAGAGGCCGGACCGCGAGGCGGCGGCCCCTGGGGCATCGTTCCGCGGGGCGACCGGCCGGGACACGGACCGCGAGGTGACGGACCGCGAGGCCGCCGAGCCGGAGGAGGCACTGCCGAGCGATCCGAGGATGGTCCGTGCCCTGTGGCCCGTCCTGCTCGCCTCGGCCGTCGGCCTGCTGCCGTTCACCGTCTTCAGCACCTACCTGGTGCCCATCGCCGACGACGCCGGGAGCAGCGTCGCCGCCGTGGGCGGCCTGCGCGGACTCGGCGGCCTGGCCGCCCTGTTGGTGGGCGCCGCCCTTGCGCCCTTCATCGACCGGGCGCGCAAGGAGTGGGCGATCGCGGGCGGACTCGCCGCCCTCGGTGTCTCGGCGGCGCTGGGCGCGAGCGGGGACTTCGTCCCGCTGGCGGTGTTCTGTCTGCTGGTCGGCGCGAGTACGTCCGTGCTGAACCCGGCTCTCACCGCGGCGGCCGCCGACCGCTACGGAACGGGCAAGGCGGCCGGCCGGGCAGCGACGCTCGTCACGGCCACACAGTCGATGACGGCGATGCTCGCGGCGCCGGTCGTGGCCCTGCCCGCGCTCCTCTGGGGGTGGGAGGGCGACCTGATCGCCGTGGCCGGCGCCTCGGTCCTCCTCGCGGTCGTCTTCCTCGCACGGGGCGGGCGGAGCGGGCCGGTGCGCGCAGGCGGCGAACGGCACCTCGGCTACGCCGCGTCGTTCCGGGCCCTGGCGGCTGTGCGAGGGGCCGTGCCGCTGCTGCTCGTCTCCCTCCTCCGCACCGCGGTGTTCATGGGCTACCTCGCCTACCTGGCCGCCTTCTACGACGGCCGTTTCCACCTCGCCCCGGGACTCTTCGCGTTCGTCTGGACGCTGAGCGGCGCGTCGTACTTCGTGAGCAATCTCCTCACCGGGCGGATCACCAACTCCGCCGCACCCCGGCTCCGTACCGAGAGCCTGCTGGCCGTCGGTCTGGTCGCCGCCCTGGCCTCGGTCGTGGGCTTCTACTTCACCCACTGGCTGCCGCTCGCCCTCACACTGACCTCGCTCCACGCGGCCGCCCACGCGGTCGTGGCCGCGTGCTCCGTCAGCCTCCTCGTGCGGCGCTGCGGCTCTCTGCGCGGCACGGCCCTGAGCCTCAACTCCGCGGGCCAGAGCCTCGGGGTCTTCATCGGCGCGGCCCTGGGCGGCGCCGGGCTCGGACTGGCCGGCTTCCCGGGCGTCGCCGCCGTCTTCGGCGCTCTCGTCCTCGTGGCGCTCGGTGCCGCCCTCCTGGTGTCCCGGCGCGGCGCGGGGAAGCGGGAACCAGAGGCGCCGGGCGCGGAGTAA
- a CDS encoding FecCD family ABC transporter permease: MAICAVLSTALLASVVVAVGLGSAVITPGETARYLWAAVSGGSIAANELTTYQIVWQIRTPRVLLAALVGAGLSAIGVAIQAMVRNALADPFVLGVSSGASVGAVGVSVTGGLAALGIHAVSAGAFIGALAASLLVYAASAGRGTLSPLRLVLTGVAMSLGFQAVMSLIVYSAPDSEATSMVLYWTMGSFGAATWGALPAVSAVVLAGLVLLYRHGRALDVLALGDETAASLGVSPDRHRKGLLVLVSLVTGAMVAVSGAIAFVGLVMPHVVRMAVGATHARVLAVAPLAGAVFMVWVDLVSRTLVAPRELPLGVITALVGVPVFITLMRRKGYMFGGR; encoded by the coding sequence GTGGCGATCTGCGCCGTCCTGTCCACCGCTCTCCTGGCCTCCGTCGTCGTGGCCGTCGGCCTGGGCTCGGCCGTGATCACGCCGGGGGAGACCGCCCGGTACCTGTGGGCGGCCGTCAGTGGTGGGAGCATCGCCGCGAACGAGTTGACCACGTATCAGATCGTCTGGCAGATCCGTACGCCCCGGGTCCTGCTCGCGGCGCTGGTCGGCGCCGGGCTGAGCGCGATCGGCGTCGCCATCCAGGCCATGGTGCGCAACGCCCTCGCCGATCCGTTCGTCCTCGGCGTCTCGTCGGGTGCCTCCGTCGGTGCCGTCGGCGTCTCCGTGACCGGGGGCCTTGCGGCGCTCGGCATCCACGCGGTCTCCGCCGGCGCCTTCATCGGCGCACTGGCGGCGTCGCTCCTCGTGTACGCGGCCTCCGCGGGCCGAGGCACGCTGTCGCCGCTGCGCCTGGTGCTGACGGGGGTCGCCATGTCGCTCGGGTTCCAGGCGGTCATGAGCCTGATCGTCTACTCCGCCCCGGACAGCGAGGCGACGAGCATGGTCCTGTACTGGACGATGGGCAGCTTCGGTGCGGCGACCTGGGGCGCCCTGCCGGCCGTGTCCGCGGTCGTGCTCGCGGGGCTGGTCCTGCTGTACCGGCACGGCCGGGCGCTGGACGTCCTGGCCCTCGGGGACGAGACCGCCGCGAGCCTGGGCGTCAGCCCGGACCGGCACCGCAAGGGCCTTCTCGTGCTCGTCTCGCTCGTGACGGGCGCGATGGTCGCCGTCAGCGGTGCCATCGCGTTCGTCGGCCTGGTCATGCCGCATGTGGTGCGCATGGCCGTCGGGGCCACCCACGCCCGCGTGCTGGCCGTCGCGCCCCTGGCCGGGGCGGTGTTCATGGTGTGGGTCGACCTGGTGTCCCGGACGCTGGTCGCGCCGCGTGAACTGCCGCTCGGCGTCATCACCGCTCTCGTCGGCGTGCCGGTGTTCATCACCCTGATGCGCCGCAAGGGCTACATGTTCGGGGGCCGTTGA